A region from the uncultured Stenotrophomonas sp. genome encodes:
- a CDS encoding conserved hypothetical protein (Evidence 4 : Homologs of previously reported genes of unknown function): protein MDAPGMQPWQWVVWIAGVTVFALVIGGLVVAVLRALRRPPELPSAAERLQRQSPQAPEVEARLRELAGLRQSGQIGDAEYERRRAEVLRTP, encoded by the coding sequence GTGGACGCGCCCGGCATGCAGCCCTGGCAGTGGGTGGTATGGATCGCCGGGGTGACGGTGTTCGCGCTGGTGATCGGCGGGCTGGTCGTTGCCGTGCTGCGTGCGCTGCGGCGTCCGCCGGAACTGCCCTCGGCGGCCGAGCGCCTGCAGCGGCAATCACCGCAGGCGCCGGAAGTGGAAGCGCGGCTGCGTGAGCTGGCCGGCCTGCGGCAGAGCGGCCAAATCGGCGACGCCGAGTACGAGCGCCGCCGCGCCGAGGTACTGCGTACCCCGTAG
- a CDS encoding Azurin — translation MKLSRVFLALALLGAAGMAQAAGNCTISLKGDDAMKFDLREATVSASCATVTVELVHTGKLPVAAMGHNVVITTTADLTAVARDGVKAGTANAYVAKDDARVIAHTALIGGGATTRVTFPGRKLTAGGDYSFFCSFPGHSALMKGKLVVTN, via the coding sequence ATGAAACTTTCCCGCGTCTTCCTCGCCCTCGCCCTGCTCGGCGCCGCCGGCATGGCCCAGGCCGCCGGCAACTGCACCATCTCGCTGAAGGGCGACGATGCCATGAAGTTCGATCTGCGCGAGGCCACCGTGTCAGCCAGCTGCGCCACTGTCACCGTCGAACTGGTCCATACCGGCAAGCTGCCGGTCGCCGCGATGGGCCACAACGTGGTCATCACCACCACCGCCGACCTGACCGCCGTGGCCCGCGACGGCGTCAAGGCCGGTACCGCCAACGCCTATGTGGCCAAGGACGACGCCCGCGTGATCGCCCACACCGCCCTGATCGGCGGCGGCGCCACCACCCGCGTCACCTTCCCCGGCCGCAAGCTCACCGCCGGCGGCGACTACAGCTTCTTCTGCAGCTTCCCCGGCCACTCCGCGCTGATGAAGGGCAAGCTGGTCGTCACCAACTGA
- the yjfC gene encoding putative synthetase/amidase (Evidence 3 : Function proposed based on presence of conserved amino acid motif, structural feature or limited homology; Product type pe : putative enzyme) encodes MKRVAIAERSNWRARAADCGFRFHTIDGAPYWDETAYYAFTLRQIEDDLEDPSAELHAMALDLVGDVVASEELMERLAIPAPFRDWIAESWRRGDPHLYGRLDFAYDGSGPAKLYELNYDTPTSLYEAAFFQWQWLEDQRNRGALPPQADQFNSLHEALVERFAELAASLPPPLYFSAVRESEEDQGTVAYLRDCAAQAGLHGASIAIEDIGLSEDGRFTDLDDVVVGSLFKLYPLEDLMREDFGAALPGSGVQLLEPAWKAVLSNKGILPLLWQRHRGHPNLLEAHFDDGRALPAGWVRKPLHSREGANVAMHMHDGRWQESEGPYAGPCIMQAFHPLPVFAGNYPLVGSWVVGDRACGIGVREDDSRITRDSARFLPHAIIDDAPAGNTRIYV; translated from the coding sequence GTGAAGCGCGTTGCCATTGCCGAGCGCTCCAACTGGCGCGCTCGCGCCGCCGACTGCGGTTTCCGCTTCCACACCATCGACGGTGCGCCGTACTGGGACGAAACGGCGTACTACGCCTTCACCCTGCGCCAGATCGAGGACGACCTCGAAGACCCCAGCGCCGAGCTGCATGCGATGGCGCTGGACCTGGTCGGCGACGTCGTGGCCAGCGAGGAGCTGATGGAACGGCTGGCGATTCCCGCGCCGTTCCGCGACTGGATCGCCGAAAGCTGGCGGCGTGGCGACCCGCACCTCTACGGCCGGCTGGATTTCGCCTACGACGGCAGCGGCCCGGCCAAGCTGTACGAACTGAACTACGACACGCCGACCTCGCTGTACGAGGCCGCGTTCTTCCAGTGGCAGTGGCTGGAAGACCAGCGCAACCGCGGCGCGCTGCCGCCGCAGGCCGACCAGTTCAATTCCCTCCACGAGGCGCTGGTCGAACGCTTCGCCGAGCTGGCCGCGAGCCTGCCGCCGCCGCTGTATTTCAGTGCGGTGCGCGAATCGGAGGAGGACCAGGGCACGGTCGCCTACCTGCGCGATTGCGCGGCGCAGGCCGGCCTGCACGGTGCGTCCATCGCCATCGAGGACATCGGCCTGTCGGAAGATGGCCGCTTCACCGACCTCGATGACGTGGTGGTCGGCAGCCTGTTCAAGCTGTATCCGCTGGAGGACCTGATGCGCGAGGACTTCGGCGCCGCGCTGCCGGGCTCGGGTGTGCAGCTGCTGGAACCGGCATGGAAAGCGGTGCTGAGCAACAAGGGCATCCTGCCGCTGCTGTGGCAGCGCCATCGCGGCCATCCGAACCTGCTCGAAGCACATTTCGACGACGGCCGCGCGCTGCCGGCCGGCTGGGTGCGCAAGCCACTGCATTCGCGCGAGGGCGCCAACGTCGCCATGCACATGCACGACGGCCGCTGGCAGGAAAGCGAGGGGCCGTATGCCGGGCCGTGCATCATGCAGGCATTCCATCCGTTGCCGGTGTTCGCCGGCAACTACCCGCTGGTCGGCAGCTGGGTGGTGGGCGACCGCGCCTGCGGTATCGGCGTGCGCGAGGATGACAGCCGCATCACCCGTGACAGCGCCCGCTTCCTGCCGCACGCGATCATCGACGATGCACCGGCGGGCAATACCCGTATCTACGTCTGA
- a CDS encoding putative membrane protein (Evidence 3 : Function proposed based on presence of conserved amino acid motif, structural feature or limited homology), which translates to MGLISLIWGIVALLWMLLAFIPLLGWGNWFLIPFATVGAIIAAIGLLFTHAGKHGRARTGLVLNGIVIVVGVIRLSLGGGIV; encoded by the coding sequence ATGGGCCTGATCAGCCTGATATGGGGCATCGTGGCGCTGCTGTGGATGCTGCTGGCCTTCATCCCGCTGCTGGGTTGGGGCAACTGGTTCCTGATCCCGTTCGCGACGGTTGGGGCGATCATCGCCGCCATCGGCCTGCTGTTCACCCATGCCGGCAAACATGGCCGTGCCCGTACCGGGCTGGTGCTGAACGGCATCGTCATCGTGGTCGGGGTGATCCGCTTGAGCCTGGGTGGCGGCATCGTCTGA
- a CDS encoding conserved exported hypothetical protein (Evidence 4 : Homologs of previously reported genes of unknown function), giving the protein MKFPLVIALGIALIATGCASTSKVMLGQARAPVDPASVQVYSTPPAGSLEIAQLESSSAVGFGTQGQTDAAIARLKREAAALGANGVVLMGVGASGSPVGMSVGAGSFGRHGGGGLSMGIPTQQKRAAGIAIWVPPEAR; this is encoded by the coding sequence ATGAAATTCCCGCTCGTCATCGCACTGGGCATCGCCCTGATCGCCACCGGTTGCGCCAGCACCTCCAAGGTCATGCTGGGGCAGGCGCGCGCACCGGTGGACCCGGCCAGCGTGCAGGTCTATTCCACGCCGCCGGCCGGTTCGCTGGAGATCGCCCAGCTCGAATCCTCCAGTGCGGTCGGCTTCGGCACCCAGGGCCAGACCGACGCGGCCATCGCCCGGCTCAAACGCGAGGCCGCCGCGCTGGGTGCCAACGGCGTGGTGCTGATGGGCGTGGGCGCCAGCGGCTCGCCGGTGGGCATGTCGGTCGGCGCCGGCAGCTTCGGCCGCCACGGCGGCGGCGGTTTGAGCATGGGCATCCCGACCCAGCAAAAGCGCGCGGCCGGCATCGCCATCTGGGTGCCGCCGGAAGCGAGGTGA
- a CDS encoding conserved exported hypothetical protein (Evidence 4 : Homologs of previously reported genes of unknown function), with the protein MERMRPLLLALALAPALAGASGPEPGYRMLDGGAFHSSVRFEDATGLVPVAPYQLMQHPVSNAQFAAFVTEHPQWRRDRIPALFASPGYLGHWETATGPGTKAAADAPVAHVNWYAADAYCRAQGARLPTFLEWEFAAAADATRFDARDDRAWRLRQINDGTPRAIDAATGAPANAWGIHGLHGANWEWSGDFTSLLGDGDRRGQEDGEALRFCGATALAFNDPGDYGVVKRFVLLSALQPSSTLGNLGFRCARSQP; encoded by the coding sequence ATGGAACGGATGCGGCCACTGCTGCTCGCCCTGGCCCTGGCACCGGCACTTGCCGGCGCCAGCGGCCCGGAACCGGGCTACCGGATGCTCGACGGCGGCGCGTTCCATTCCTCGGTCCGCTTCGAGGACGCCACCGGCCTGGTGCCGGTGGCGCCTTACCAACTGATGCAACACCCGGTGAGCAACGCGCAGTTCGCCGCGTTCGTCACCGAACACCCGCAATGGCGGCGCGACCGCATCCCCGCGCTGTTCGCCAGCCCCGGCTACCTCGGCCACTGGGAAACGGCAACCGGCCCTGGCACCAAGGCTGCCGCCGATGCACCGGTGGCCCACGTGAACTGGTACGCCGCCGACGCCTATTGCCGCGCGCAGGGCGCACGCCTGCCGACCTTCCTGGAATGGGAGTTCGCCGCCGCCGCCGACGCCACCCGCTTTGACGCCCGCGACGACCGTGCCTGGCGCCTGCGCCAGATCAACGACGGCACCCCGCGCGCCATCGATGCCGCCACCGGCGCACCGGCCAACGCCTGGGGCATCCACGGCCTGCACGGCGCCAACTGGGAATGGAGCGGCGACTTCACCTCGCTGCTGGGCGACGGCGACCGCCGCGGCCAGGAGGATGGTGAAGCGCTGCGTTTCTGCGGCGCCACCGCGCTGGCCTTCAACGACCCCGGCGATTATGGCGTGGTCAAACGCTTCGTCCTGCTGTCCGCCCTGCAACCATCCAGCACGCTCGGCAACCTCGGTTTCCGCTGTGCAAGGAGCCAACCATGA
- the hemB gene encoding Delta-aminolevulinic acid dehydratase produces the protein MFHPRYRPRRMRRDEFSRRLMREHVFTADDLIWPVFVHELPGRAPVASMPGVERLSIDELLREAEQALQLGVPVIDLFPVLDASRKSLDAAEAWNPDGLAQRAVRALKQRFPELGVMTDVALDPYTTHGQDGIVDERGYVLNDVTVEALVKQSLSHAEAGVDIVSPSDMMDGRIGAIRDALDEAGHIHARIMAYSAKYASAFYGPFRDAVGSAGNLGKADKKTYQMDPANGDEALREIALDLEEGADMVMVKPGMPYLDIVWRVKQEFGVPTFAYHVSGEYAMLKAAAANGWLDERKCVMETMIGFKRAGADGVLTYYAPQIARWLKEA, from the coding sequence ATGTTCCACCCCCGTTACCGCCCCCGCCGCATGCGCCGCGATGAGTTCTCGCGGCGGCTGATGCGCGAGCATGTCTTCACCGCCGACGACCTGATCTGGCCGGTGTTCGTGCACGAGCTGCCCGGCCGCGCGCCGGTGGCGTCGATGCCGGGCGTGGAGCGGTTGTCGATCGACGAACTGCTGCGTGAGGCCGAGCAGGCCTTGCAACTGGGCGTGCCGGTGATCGACCTGTTCCCGGTGCTCGATGCATCGCGCAAGTCGCTGGATGCGGCCGAGGCATGGAACCCGGATGGCCTGGCGCAGCGTGCGGTGCGCGCGTTGAAGCAGCGTTTCCCCGAGCTGGGGGTGATGACCGACGTGGCGCTGGACCCGTACACCACCCACGGCCAGGACGGCATCGTCGATGAGCGCGGCTACGTGCTCAACGACGTCACCGTCGAGGCGCTGGTCAAGCAGTCGCTGTCACATGCCGAGGCCGGCGTGGACATCGTTTCGCCGTCGGACATGATGGACGGCCGCATCGGCGCGATCCGCGATGCGCTGGACGAAGCCGGCCACATCCACGCCCGCATCATGGCTTACTCGGCCAAGTACGCCTCGGCGTTCTACGGCCCGTTCCGCGATGCGGTGGGCAGCGCCGGCAACCTCGGCAAGGCCGACAAGAAGACCTACCAGATGGACCCGGCCAACGGCGACGAGGCGCTGCGCGAGATCGCGCTGGACCTGGAGGAAGGCGCGGACATGGTGATGGTCAAGCCGGGCATGCCGTATCTGGACATCGTGTGGCGGGTGAAGCAGGAATTCGGCGTGCCGACCTTCGCCTACCATGTCAGCGGCGAGTACGCGATGCTCAAGGCCGCCGCCGCCAACGGCTGGCTGGACGAGCGCAAGTGCGTGATGGAGACGATGATCGGCTTCAAGCGCGCCGGCGCCGACGGCGTGCTGACCTACTACGCGCCGCAGATCGCGCGCTGGTTGAAGGAAGCCTGA
- a CDS encoding conserved hypothetical protein (Evidence 4 : Homologs of previously reported genes of unknown function), protein MAGGLTPLQLDLRPLPAPEPMQRILDQLQTLPAGQLLVALTPLYPAPLLPILAQWGFAWRVHDAPDGGARIAICHASDRHLLDTPAAA, encoded by the coding sequence GTGGCTGGTGGGCTGACGCCGCTGCAGCTGGACCTGCGCCCACTGCCGGCGCCGGAACCGATGCAGCGCATCCTCGACCAGTTGCAGACGCTGCCCGCCGGGCAGCTGCTGGTGGCGTTGACGCCCCTGTACCCGGCACCGCTGCTGCCGATCCTCGCGCAATGGGGCTTCGCCTGGCGCGTGCACGATGCGCCCGACGGTGGCGCCCGCATCGCCATCTGCCACGCCTCCGACCGGCACCTGCTCGACACGCCAGCGGCGGCATGA
- the aniA gene encoding Copper-containing nitrite reductase: MRRLQHHVLSYALASGIAALFAAPAFAAPKAPAAAPAAQLETIQAVLTAPPMVPSPITRKTPAKVVVDLEMVEKEMRIADGATYNFWTFGGSVPGSFIRVREGDTVEFKLKNHHSSHVPHNIDLHAVTGTGGGAEATNTLPGHETQFTFKALNPGLYVYHCAMAPVGMHIANGMYGLILVEPEEGMEPVDKEFYVMQGDFYTEGAHGDPGLQSFSLEKAIDEHPTYVVFNGSEGALTGDNALTAKAGEKIRIFVGNGGPNLVSSFHVIGEIFDKVYFEGGSKYQENVQTTLVPAGGSAIVEFKADVPGNFILVDHSIFRTFHKGSLGILKVTGEENHEIYTGQQHDREYPEGEPQGGR, translated from the coding sequence ATGAGACGCTTGCAGCACCACGTACTGTCCTACGCCCTCGCCAGCGGCATCGCCGCACTGTTCGCCGCGCCGGCCTTCGCCGCCCCCAAGGCACCGGCCGCGGCCCCCGCCGCCCAGCTTGAAACCATCCAGGCCGTGCTGACCGCACCGCCGATGGTGCCGTCGCCGATCACGCGCAAGACCCCGGCCAAGGTCGTCGTCGACCTGGAGATGGTCGAGAAGGAAATGCGCATCGCCGACGGTGCCACCTACAACTTCTGGACCTTCGGCGGCTCGGTGCCGGGCAGCTTCATCCGCGTGCGCGAGGGCGACACGGTCGAGTTCAAGCTGAAGAACCACCACAGCTCGCACGTGCCGCACAACATCGACCTGCACGCGGTCACCGGCACCGGCGGCGGCGCCGAGGCCACCAACACGCTGCCGGGCCATGAAACGCAGTTCACGTTCAAGGCGCTCAACCCCGGCCTGTACGTGTACCACTGCGCAATGGCCCCGGTGGGCATGCACATCGCCAACGGCATGTACGGCCTGATCCTGGTCGAGCCGGAGGAAGGCATGGAGCCGGTGGACAAGGAGTTCTACGTGATGCAGGGCGACTTCTACACCGAAGGCGCGCACGGCGACCCGGGCCTGCAGTCCTTCAGCCTGGAGAAGGCCATCGACGAACATCCGACCTACGTGGTGTTCAACGGCTCGGAAGGCGCGCTGACCGGCGACAACGCACTCACCGCCAAGGCCGGCGAGAAGATCCGCATCTTCGTCGGCAACGGTGGCCCGAACCTGGTGTCCAGCTTCCACGTCATCGGCGAGATCTTCGACAAGGTCTACTTCGAAGGCGGCAGCAAGTACCAGGAGAACGTGCAGACCACGCTGGTGCCGGCGGGCGGTTCGGCCATCGTCGAGTTCAAGGCCGACGTACCGGGCAACTTCATCCTGGTCGACCACAGCATCTTCCGCACCTTCCACAAGGGTTCGCTGGGCATCCTCAAGGTCACCGGCGAGGAGAACCACGAGATCTACACCGGCCAGCAGCACGACCGCGAGTACCCGGAAGGCGAACCGCAGGGCGGCAGGTAA
- a CDS encoding conserved hypothetical protein (Evidence 4 : Homologs of previously reported genes of unknown function) — protein sequence MEYIIRLGDTPADLAAIEQQLLEIDPAALIDHDPATATLRCSTCALEVELLPALARAGQRLAPGAIELQPSVCCGGCSG from the coding sequence ATGGAATACATCATCCGCCTTGGCGACACCCCGGCCGACCTGGCCGCCATCGAACAGCAGTTGCTGGAGATCGACCCGGCCGCCCTGATCGACCACGACCCGGCCACTGCCACCCTGCGCTGCTCCACCTGCGCGCTGGAAGTGGAACTGCTGCCGGCACTGGCCCGCGCCGGCCAACGCTTGGCGCCCGGCGCCATCGAGCTGCAGCCCTCTGTGTGCTGTGGCGGCTGCAGCGGCTGA
- a CDS encoding conserved membrane hypothetical protein (Evidence 4 : Homologs of previously reported genes of unknown function) gives MSGLAFTQAPAPVLPMRFLLAAQAWGVIAGLWLAWQGELVLASRWTPATLVLVHMLALGLLGNAMLGSLVQFLPVAAASPMPGQRGVPWLQATFNTGVVLLLLALATPLRWPAPAATVLLGGSLAAFALLALVALWRGNGERAVRDGIGMAVLALLATLALGLVLLAARSGWHAPVSPGLVNLHAIVGGVGWVLGLLVAVGSVTLPMLQGARAIPPSWLRGAQAAVLATLAIAAATWSGLLPDATWRGMAIPFALFATGVLLAQARTQYQRNPLLRRFWRWGGIALLGGGTAALLPGGQVLLVGALVLGLGLPLLVVGMALEITGFLTWIALRQRVARGTRVPGVGSLFDEAAKRRVLHAHLLAAALLLPAVFVPAFSGIAGIALAVAHALGLHAQWRCWRQVHHGFPAASG, from the coding sequence ATGAGCGGGCTGGCATTCACCCAGGCACCCGCACCGGTGCTGCCGATGCGTTTCCTGCTGGCGGCGCAGGCATGGGGTGTGATTGCCGGCCTGTGGCTGGCCTGGCAGGGCGAGCTGGTGCTGGCGTCGCGCTGGACACCGGCGACGCTGGTGCTGGTGCACATGCTGGCGCTGGGCCTGCTGGGCAACGCGATGCTGGGCAGTCTGGTGCAGTTCCTGCCGGTGGCCGCGGCCAGCCCGATGCCGGGGCAGCGCGGCGTGCCGTGGCTGCAGGCCACCTTCAATACCGGCGTGGTGCTGTTGCTGCTGGCGCTGGCGACACCGCTGCGCTGGCCTGCGCCCGCTGCCACCGTGCTGCTGGGCGGCAGCCTTGCCGCGTTCGCGCTGCTGGCGCTGGTCGCGCTGTGGCGCGGCAACGGCGAGCGCGCGGTACGCGACGGCATCGGCATGGCCGTGCTGGCGCTGCTGGCGACACTGGCGCTGGGTCTGGTGCTGCTGGCCGCGCGCAGCGGCTGGCACGCGCCGGTATCGCCCGGACTGGTGAACCTGCACGCCATCGTCGGCGGCGTCGGCTGGGTGCTGGGCCTGCTGGTCGCGGTGGGCAGCGTCACCCTGCCGATGCTGCAGGGCGCGCGCGCGATACCGCCGTCATGGCTGCGCGGGGCACAGGCCGCGGTGCTGGCGACACTGGCCATCGCCGCAGCCACATGGAGCGGCCTGCTGCCGGACGCCACATGGCGTGGCATGGCCATACCGTTCGCGCTGTTCGCCACCGGCGTGCTGCTGGCGCAGGCGCGCACGCAGTACCAGCGCAACCCGCTGCTGCGCCGGTTCTGGCGCTGGGGCGGCATCGCCCTGCTGGGCGGCGGCACGGCGGCGCTGCTGCCGGGTGGGCAGGTGCTGCTGGTCGGCGCGCTGGTGCTCGGCCTCGGCCTGCCGTTGCTGGTGGTCGGCATGGCGCTGGAAATCACCGGCTTCCTGACCTGGATCGCGCTGCGCCAGCGGGTGGCGCGCGGCACCCGCGTGCCCGGCGTGGGCAGCCTGTTCGACGAGGCGGCGAAGCGGCGGGTACTGCATGCGCACCTGCTGGCCGCCGCACTGTTGTTGCCGGCCGTGTTCGTCCCCGCTTTTTCCGGCATCGCCGGCATCGCGCTGGCCGTCGCGCACGCACTGGGGTTGCACGCCCAATGGCGCTGCTGGCGGCAGGTGCACCACGGTTTTCCGGCCGCGTCGGGCTGA
- a CDS encoding conserved exported hypothetical protein (Evidence 4 : Homologs of previously reported genes of unknown function), with protein sequence MMKRSRTTALLLMSTAPLLFTACQQEQTVQVQEGLYTSVEACSEATGDPSSCRQAFTAAQQQAADAAPQYASREECAQEYPAEQCVSQRTSAGHSFVGPMMMGFFMSQMLGARAGAVAAPPASQPAFRDKANGWAKPAAAPGGSGGLNTASRIGAGKAGLAPVNAEPNRAVTARRGGFGNSSRGRGSFGG encoded by the coding sequence ATGATGAAGCGATCCAGGACCACCGCGCTGCTGCTGATGAGTACCGCGCCACTGCTGTTCACCGCCTGCCAGCAGGAGCAGACGGTGCAGGTGCAGGAAGGGCTGTATACCTCGGTGGAGGCCTGCAGCGAAGCGACCGGTGATCCGTCCAGCTGCCGCCAGGCGTTCACCGCCGCGCAGCAGCAGGCGGCCGATGCCGCGCCGCAGTACGCCAGCCGCGAGGAGTGCGCGCAGGAATACCCGGCCGAGCAGTGCGTGTCGCAGCGCACCAGTGCCGGGCATTCGTTCGTCGGGCCGATGATGATGGGCTTCTTCATGTCGCAGATGCTGGGTGCCCGTGCCGGGGCGGTGGCTGCGCCGCCGGCGTCGCAGCCGGCGTTCCGCGACAAGGCCAACGGCTGGGCCAAGCCGGCGGCGGCACCGGGTGGCAGCGGCGGGCTGAACACCGCCAGCCGCATTGGCGCGGGCAAGGCCGGGCTGGCGCCGGTGAACGCCGAACCGAATCGCGCGGTCACCGCGCGCCGTGGCGGTTTCGGCAACAGCAGCCGCGGTCGCGGCAGTTTCGGCGGCTGA
- a CDS encoding Putative transmembrane protein (fragment) (Evidence 3 : Function proposed based on presence of conserved amino acid motif, structural feature or limited homology) has translation MRRGQITAALRAGRVDSCFWPDQAGEEREAPSAPEADDLPLDAMVRTIGIEMLDALGERPLPGPLQSQGYGLQ, from the coding sequence GTGCGGCGCGGGCAGATCACCGCAGCGTTGCGCGCCGGCCGGGTCGATTCCTGCTTCTGGCCGGATCAGGCAGGCGAAGAGCGGGAAGCGCCTTCCGCTCCGGAAGCCGACGACCTGCCGCTGGACGCGATGGTGCGCACCATCGGGATCGAAATGCTTGACGCACTGGGCGAACGCCCGCTGCCCGGGCCGCTGCAATCGCAGGGCTATGGGCTGCAATGA
- a CDS encoding Electron transport protein SCO1/SenC — protein sequence MKSSSLLLALALGMAAIASPAHAADSTAQALPGQSLYHLQAGFTDQGGHALQWHDLRGRPQVVSMLYANCHLMCPLIVENAKGVQKQLTPAQREKLGIAMLSLDPARDTPAVMADMAQRHRVGDGWRFLQPDADDVPALANVLDVRYRFREDGSINHTSALVLLDADGRILARSEVSSAIPDPAFINDVRKALAAD from the coding sequence ATGAAATCCTCGTCCCTCCTGCTGGCCCTCGCCCTTGGCATGGCCGCCATCGCCTCGCCGGCCCACGCCGCCGACAGCACCGCGCAGGCATTGCCGGGCCAGTCGCTGTACCACCTGCAGGCCGGCTTCACCGACCAGGGCGGCCATGCCCTGCAATGGCACGACCTGCGCGGCCGCCCGCAAGTGGTTTCCATGCTGTACGCCAACTGCCACCTGATGTGCCCGCTGATCGTCGAGAACGCCAAGGGCGTGCAGAAGCAGCTCACCCCGGCGCAGCGCGAAAAACTGGGCATCGCCATGCTCAGCCTCGACCCGGCGCGCGACACCCCCGCGGTGATGGCCGACATGGCCCAGCGCCACCGCGTCGGTGACGGCTGGCGCTTCCTGCAGCCGGACGCCGACGATGTGCCCGCCTTGGCCAACGTGCTGGACGTGCGCTACCGCTTCCGCGAGGACGGCAGCATCAACCACACCAGTGCGCTGGTATTGCTCGACGCCGATGGCCGCATCCTCGCCCGCAGCGAAGTGAGCAGCGCCATCCCCGACCCGGCCTTCATCAACGACGTCCGCAAGGCGCTGGCCGCCGACTGA